A stretch of the Nematostella vectensis chromosome 1, jaNemVect1.1, whole genome shotgun sequence genome encodes the following:
- the LOC116620342 gene encoding uncharacterized protein LOC116620342, which produces MSRMTYSRSLAASVCALLISLKLKPLQATDCKTRHSEFAYSLDDSYQSELASNYPQCITRCLWDTNCESVTYDLIWKACKLSNQTRWTRPSLFTLKENHIYMEMLRANVPLLVEEGGSSSNYANYCSSRREGDYRHPEDCSKYITCAAGGYTHIRDCGSNMRYNPISKVCDFPNNVNCH; this is translated from the exons ATGTCGAG GATGACTTATTCAAGAAGCTTGGCTGCATCCGTCTGCGCGTTGTTGATTTCTCTAAAGCTGAAACCACTACAGGCGACAGACTGCAAAACGCGACATTCCGAATTCGCCTACTCATTGGATGATTCCTACCAATCAGAGCTCGCCAGCAATTACCCACAATGCATTACGCGATGCCTATGGGATACTAACTGCGAGAGTGTGACCTATGACCTTATATGGAAGGCGTGTAAGCTGAGCAACCAGACCAGATGGACGCGGCCTTCCCTGTTCACTCTCAAGGAGAATCACATCTACATGGAAATGCTGCGCGCTAATGTCCCACTGCTTGTGGAAGAGGGGGGGTCGTCGAGTAATTATGCTAATTATTGTTCTAGTAGACGAGAGGGGGATTACCGCCATCCTGAGGATTGTAGCAAGTATATCACGTGTGCGGCAGGGGGGTACACCCATATAAGGGATTGTGGGTCGAACATGAGGTACAACCCTATCTCGAAAGTCTGCGATTTTCCCAACAATGTCAACTGCCACTAA